In [Clostridium] cellulosi, one genomic interval encodes:
- a CDS encoding hypothetical protein (Family membership) translates to MSNEEIKISGIEPVEDFYKNLLNLHIKLWLDKGSLRYKAPKGVVTSDILKKIAARKDELISLLKAQEEKQILFSPITPVEEKEYYPLSAAQRRMFVLNQLDKESTAYNTTLALKIEGDLDESRLTQVFEKLIQRHESLRTTFEMVGDEPVQIIHKAADFAMEHAEAVDEEEIESIIKDFVRPYDLSRLPLFRVKLVKINSAENDSLHYLLVDIHHIISDGVSAAIIIKEMNALYAGQELPELKIQYRDYCAWHEKLLSSDFIKAQKSFWKKELSGELPVLDLPGDYPRPLKFNPEGKSVHFQAGRELADRLTGLARENKVTLYTVLLSAYYVLLSKYSGQSDIIVGTPVAGRIHEDTNGIVGIFLNTLALRNYPEPEKVFADFLKEVGNNCIRAFDNQDYPFDSLVEDLNLKRDTARNPVFSTMFVMQNMNVPEVKGRGIKTSRYDIKNKMAQVDITVNVTENKDGIDFEVNYCTHLFSSGTIKRFINHYLNILKFVADNSKAKLSQIEMMSEEEKAQIIFGFNDTQRDYDITTLHALFEKQAAATPDKIAIVVGGRELSYGELNKRANMLARTLIKKGVRPDDVVGILVDPSFEMATAILAILKAGGAYLPINTSFPEERIEFMLNDSACQLVLADPKYVSKIKKKVDIIDLYDKENYASDSANLGKTSEPNNLAYVIYTSGTTGTPKGVMVEHKSIAQTLLWRADEYKLSERDCVLQLFSYSFDGFLTSFFTSIISGAKVALLEKNMEKDPDAIKRQIIAHKVTHFISVPVLYSAILDRMSPDEMKSLRIVTLAGDKAPFQLIKRSKDKAPNLELVNEYGPTESTVVASIYRNLTEDTNTIIGKPAANTKIYILSKSGNLQPIGVPGELCISGSRLARGYLNRQDLTDLKFVSNPFVPGERLYKTGDLGKWLPDGNIEFLGRVDFQVKIRGYRVEPAEIEAELLKHKAVKEAVVLDRTDNLQNKYLCAYIVLKEDISIMQLRNFLSKSLPEYMIPAKFVKLDTIPLSPNGKVDRRALPEPSDTLDIGEKYVKPESKIESEIEKAWEEVLGIKNIGTNLNFFEIGGDSMKIINLHSKLDKLYPGILTVTDLFSYPSISKQAAYIENSLKDELPQFESKVKEQPAAENAGDIAIIGISVNMPLARDKDEFWNNIKNKVDCIRDFPENRRRDADAMLKAQNRDTSGLEYERMAYLDEIDKFDCEFFGIAPKEADLMDPNQRLFLQTAWAAIEDSGYGGDKLRGSRTGVYVGFCGESDYGRYIAETSPEDYVVAAPGNLTPVIASRISYLMDFKGPSVIINTACSSSLVAIHYACCGIRNGECDIAIAGGVKVWLYSIKNQYKMGIESEDAVTRSFDDNSNGTAKGEGVAAIVLKPLDKAIRDRDSIYAVIKGSFINQDGASNGLTAPSPTAQAEVISKAWENASIDPKTISYIEAHGTGTRLGDPIEIDGITKAFRKYTKKKQFCAISAIKSNIGHLDNAAGVAGVVKAALALSHRQLPASIHFSEPNRAIDFINSPVYVNDRTRHWDTDGSPRRCGVSAFGLSGTNCHIVLEEAPAPQNDAQSDEESLNILTLSAKAKESLIELADSYIRAFPDFKGKDCKDLCYTLNTGRGHYNFRAAVVLRPDDSLRDKLAELKAVIENGANVSGVFYGEINNFGDKESTEKANDLVKALAESSMTDEEKLCDICRLYVSGADVNWDALYAGKNLRRVHAPTYPFLRRRCWIDLPDTYSEGIDDMYYTVCWHKKALVSDTESLSKRSVLVITDGTGIFDEFISVLKAKAKTLIKAQLGSQFSRVDENYIIDGTQKDYERLVKDVEEYGISTVVYLLSFTGNKTINSAEELEEVQNSHSEGLLYLVKALGNTAENKIELVIVSDNVNEVTGRESRINPENAITFGMGKCIGMEYENIRCRMIDFDEHTDAAVLVKELCNEADDWVVAYRDGERYVDVIEKVDKSALNDSGIPQVSEGVCLITGGTGRLGLKAAKLIASKGKANIALVSRTPVPDRTEWDNILAEGADKRLCSVINTVREIEKSGSKVRCWSCDITSAYSLSNLLAELRREYGRIGGVIHCAAVGVGSGGALINQETWESVNAVLLPKVRGTWLLDKLTRQDKPDYFVMYSSGITLIGGYCSCSYTAANSYLDSFAAARNRSGLRTLAIDWPVWENDQLKYGVYDKNLMFKILPIEKGLQCLDELMHKDIARVIVGEMNFESEILTMEGRIPLRLSDELKTKLRTKTTETKPVLSSKTPSYDAAGSDTEKMIAQIFADVLGYERVGKYDNFFELGGNSLLAIKAEAIASKRNLNFSYSDIYKYQTVEQLAAFIDDSKNTVSVQSQMDNSEISRQQAAATITKKSSGKIIENIEPFNDIFYKLCFYNSFFPVVIHFGKSILPFLINDIAVYAKYPKDGERAKLDMEYVPAIPIESVLSEEGMVLQTKNFSENIIGDITAALDENKPVIVWVDCFYESIRTDLYKNKHWSHTVLIYGYDEAEKTFNIIEHSFRDSLLYKKQVISFEDIYNMTRGYMEYFYSNEKQPVLYAFSKSKSSTAYDNSSNRYFQIYKNNILNNQNLMADRLECLKDFIFYFDRIISDKNEFFKNGNKLIESFNSVINAKNADKYKFEKMANKNLANVYESLNEITEMWSDIRRVTAKIFYSEIYNYDKLYSVSQKLRSIYKKEREYIKLLVSSLNNSNE, encoded by the coding sequence ATGTCAAATGAGGAAATAAAAATCAGCGGCATTGAGCCGGTTGAGGACTTTTATAAAAATCTTTTAAACCTTCATATAAAGCTGTGGCTGGATAAAGGTTCTCTGCGCTATAAAGCGCCTAAGGGTGTCGTGACAAGCGATATTCTGAAAAAGATCGCTGCAAGAAAAGATGAGCTAATTTCTTTGCTCAAGGCACAGGAAGAGAAACAGATTTTATTCAGCCCAATAACGCCTGTTGAAGAAAAGGAATATTATCCTTTGTCCGCGGCTCAAAGGAGAATGTTTGTACTTAACCAGCTTGACAAGGAGAGCACTGCATATAACACGACATTGGCGCTTAAAATTGAGGGAGACCTTGATGAATCCAGGTTGACCCAAGTATTCGAAAAACTAATACAAAGGCATGAGTCACTAAGAACCACATTTGAAATGGTTGGCGATGAGCCTGTTCAGATAATTCACAAAGCTGCTGATTTTGCAATGGAACATGCAGAGGCAGTGGATGAGGAAGAGATTGAATCTATCATTAAAGATTTTGTCAGGCCCTACGACCTTTCACGCCTGCCGCTGTTCCGAGTAAAGCTCGTAAAGATAAACAGTGCTGAAAACGACAGCCTCCATTATCTCTTGGTTGATATTCATCATATCATTTCTGACGGCGTATCCGCCGCCATTATTATAAAGGAAATGAATGCCCTCTATGCAGGACAAGAGTTGCCGGAGTTAAAGATTCAGTACAGGGATTACTGCGCGTGGCATGAAAAACTGCTTTCAAGCGATTTTATAAAGGCGCAGAAATCGTTCTGGAAAAAGGAACTCAGCGGCGAACTTCCTGTTCTTGACCTGCCCGGCGATTATCCAAGACCGCTCAAGTTTAACCCTGAGGGTAAGTCTGTCCATTTTCAGGCTGGACGTGAGCTTGCCGACAGGCTTACTGGCCTCGCCCGCGAAAATAAGGTGACTTTGTATACAGTCCTGCTTTCTGCCTACTATGTCTTGTTGAGCAAATATTCAGGGCAAAGCGATATTATAGTTGGTACGCCTGTTGCCGGAAGAATCCACGAAGACACGAACGGTATTGTCGGCATATTTCTGAATACACTTGCCCTTAGGAATTATCCGGAGCCGGAAAAAGTATTTGCTGACTTTCTGAAAGAAGTGGGCAATAACTGCATAAGAGCTTTTGATAATCAGGATTACCCCTTTGACAGTCTTGTTGAAGATTTAAATTTAAAAAGAGATACCGCCAGAAATCCTGTTTTCAGCACCATGTTTGTAATGCAGAATATGAATGTGCCGGAGGTAAAAGGGCGCGGCATAAAAACATCGAGATACGATATCAAGAACAAGATGGCACAAGTCGATATTACGGTAAACGTGACTGAAAACAAGGATGGCATAGATTTTGAAGTTAATTATTGTACCCATTTGTTCAGTAGCGGTACAATAAAACGCTTCATAAACCATTATTTGAATATATTAAAATTTGTGGCAGACAACAGCAAGGCAAAACTGTCACAAATAGAGATGATGTCTGAAGAGGAAAAGGCTCAGATTATTTTTGGCTTCAATGACACACAAAGAGATTACGATATAACTACGTTGCATGCCTTGTTTGAAAAGCAGGCAGCAGCAACCCCGGACAAAATAGCTATAGTTGTCGGCGGCAGGGAACTTTCCTACGGGGAACTGAACAAAAGGGCCAACATGCTGGCGCGGACGCTCATAAAGAAAGGCGTTCGACCGGATGATGTAGTCGGCATACTTGTTGACCCCTCATTTGAGATGGCCACTGCGATACTGGCGATACTCAAAGCGGGCGGCGCATATCTCCCGATAAATACCAGTTTCCCCGAAGAAAGAATAGAGTTTATGCTGAATGATAGCGCATGCCAATTGGTTCTGGCTGACCCAAAGTATGTATCAAAAATAAAGAAAAAAGTTGATATCATCGACCTCTACGATAAAGAGAATTACGCATCAGACTCTGCAAATCTTGGAAAAACCAGCGAACCGAATAATCTTGCCTATGTTATATACACTTCAGGGACAACTGGCACCCCCAAAGGCGTTATGGTTGAACATAAGAGCATAGCCCAGACACTTTTGTGGCGCGCCGATGAATACAAGCTGTCTGAACGCGATTGCGTATTGCAGCTTTTTTCCTATTCGTTTGACGGATTCTTAACAAGCTTTTTCACATCGATTATATCAGGCGCAAAGGTCGCCCTGCTCGAAAAGAACATGGAAAAAGACCCAGACGCCATCAAAAGGCAAATCATTGCGCATAAGGTGACTCATTTTATCAGTGTCCCGGTGCTGTATTCTGCTATTCTTGACCGCATGTCTCCTGATGAAATGAAGAGCCTTAGGATAGTAACGCTCGCGGGCGACAAAGCTCCGTTCCAGCTTATAAAACGAAGCAAGGATAAGGCTCCGAATCTTGAGCTTGTCAATGAATACGGACCGACGGAAAGCACGGTCGTCGCGTCAATTTACAGGAACCTAACCGAAGATACAAATACGATTATCGGAAAACCAGCGGCCAATACCAAAATATATATTCTCAGCAAAAGCGGCAATCTTCAGCCCATTGGCGTTCCGGGAGAACTATGCATATCGGGCAGCAGGCTCGCAAGAGGCTATTTAAACAGACAGGACTTGACGGATCTTAAGTTTGTTAGCAACCCGTTCGTACCTGGGGAAAGGCTATATAAAACTGGTGATCTGGGGAAATGGCTGCCTGACGGAAATATTGAGTTTTTAGGACGTGTTGATTTTCAGGTAAAAATAAGGGGATATCGCGTCGAGCCTGCTGAAATCGAGGCGGAACTTTTAAAGCACAAAGCCGTCAAAGAGGCAGTAGTGCTGGACAGGACTGACAATTTACAGAATAAATATTTGTGCGCTTATATTGTGTTAAAAGAAGATATATCAATAATGCAGCTGCGGAATTTCCTATCAAAATCCTTGCCGGAGTATATGATCCCAGCAAAATTCGTGAAACTCGATACTATCCCATTGTCCCCGAACGGGAAAGTTGACAGGAGAGCTTTGCCTGAACCCTCCGACACTCTCGATATCGGCGAGAAGTATGTCAAACCAGAAAGCAAGATTGAGAGCGAGATTGAAAAGGCTTGGGAAGAAGTCTTGGGAATTAAGAATATCGGTACCAATCTCAACTTCTTTGAAATCGGCGGGGATTCAATGAAGATTATAAATCTGCATTCAAAACTGGACAAGCTGTACCCCGGTATTCTTACGGTAACCGACCTTTTCTCGTATCCGAGCATATCAAAGCAGGCTGCTTATATAGAGAACAGCCTCAAAGACGAATTGCCTCAATTTGAAAGTAAAGTGAAAGAACAGCCCGCTGCTGAAAATGCCGGCGATATTGCCATCATAGGGATTTCAGTCAACATGCCGCTCGCACGCGATAAAGACGAGTTTTGGAACAACATTAAAAACAAAGTTGATTGTATCAGGGATTTTCCTGAAAATAGGCGCAGGGACGCTGACGCCATGCTAAAAGCACAAAATCGGGATACAAGCGGTTTGGAATATGAAAGAATGGCGTATCTTGATGAGATTGATAAATTTGACTGTGAATTTTTCGGGATTGCACCAAAAGAAGCAGATTTAATGGACCCGAACCAGAGGTTGTTTCTGCAAACCGCGTGGGCTGCTATTGAAGATTCCGGATATGGCGGCGACAAGCTCCGCGGGTCAAGGACAGGTGTATATGTCGGCTTTTGCGGCGAATCCGATTACGGAAGATATATAGCCGAAACGAGCCCGGAAGACTATGTTGTCGCGGCCCCCGGAAACCTTACTCCCGTTATTGCGAGCCGTATTTCTTATTTAATGGATTTTAAGGGCCCGAGTGTAATTATAAACACAGCATGCTCCTCATCGCTTGTTGCAATTCATTATGCCTGCTGCGGAATAAGAAACGGCGAATGCGATATAGCAATAGCCGGCGGAGTAAAGGTATGGCTGTATTCTATAAAAAATCAATATAAGATGGGAATTGAATCGGAAGACGCTGTAACAAGAAGCTTCGACGATAATTCAAATGGGACGGCAAAGGGAGAAGGCGTCGCGGCAATTGTGCTGAAACCTTTGGATAAGGCGATAAGAGACCGAGACTCTATATACGCTGTGATTAAAGGCAGCTTTATCAATCAAGACGGCGCCTCAAACGGCTTAACCGCGCCGAGTCCCACCGCCCAAGCTGAAGTTATAAGCAAAGCATGGGAAAACGCGAGTATTGATCCTAAAACAATAAGTTATATTGAAGCGCATGGAACTGGCACAAGACTTGGAGACCCGATAGAAATTGACGGTATAACCAAGGCATTCCGCAAATATACGAAGAAAAAGCAATTCTGTGCGATAAGCGCGATAAAATCGAATATCGGCCATTTGGACAATGCTGCCGGTGTTGCCGGTGTTGTCAAAGCCGCACTTGCGCTGAGTCACAGACAGTTGCCGGCGTCCATACATTTTTCTGAACCTAACAGAGCAATTGACTTTATTAATTCACCGGTTTATGTCAATGACAGAACACGCCATTGGGACACAGACGGCAGTCCCAGACGGTGCGGAGTCAGCGCGTTTGGGCTGAGCGGCACCAACTGCCATATTGTCTTGGAGGAGGCGCCTGCACCCCAAAATGATGCCCAGAGTGATGAAGAAAGCCTGAACATTTTGACCTTGTCGGCTAAGGCGAAAGAATCTTTGATAGAACTTGCTGACAGTTACATAAGAGCATTTCCGGACTTCAAGGGCAAAGACTGCAAGGATCTATGTTATACGCTGAATACCGGCAGAGGTCATTATAATTTCAGGGCAGCAGTTGTTTTAAGGCCTGATGATAGCTTGAGGGATAAACTCGCTGAACTGAAAGCTGTTATCGAAAATGGTGCCAATGTAAGCGGAGTTTTTTATGGCGAAATCAATAACTTTGGGGATAAAGAAAGCACAGAAAAGGCTAACGATTTGGTAAAAGCCTTAGCGGAATCTTCGATGACAGATGAAGAAAAGCTTTGCGATATTTGCAGGCTGTATGTGAGCGGCGCTGACGTAAACTGGGATGCGCTATATGCCGGCAAAAATCTCAGAAGAGTACATGCCCCTACATATCCGTTTTTGAGAAGAAGATGTTGGATAGACTTGCCGGATACGTATAGTGAAGGTATTGACGATATGTATTATACCGTATGCTGGCACAAGAAGGCGCTTGTGTCTGACACCGAAAGTCTCTCAAAGAGGAGTGTACTTGTAATTACAGATGGAACAGGTATTTTTGATGAGTTTATCAGCGTACTTAAAGCAAAAGCAAAGACGTTGATTAAGGCGCAGCTTGGCTCTCAATTCAGCAGAGTAGATGAAAACTACATAATTGACGGGACGCAGAAAGATTATGAGCGCCTTGTCAAAGATGTTGAAGAGTACGGAATCAGCACAGTAGTTTATTTGCTGTCCTTTACAGGCAATAAAACAATTAATTCTGCAGAAGAGCTGGAAGAGGTGCAAAATTCGCACTCCGAGGGCCTTCTTTATCTTGTAAAAGCGCTTGGCAATACGGCTGAAAACAAAATAGAACTGGTAATTGTTTCGGACAATGTAAATGAAGTTACCGGCAGAGAATCAAGAATAAACCCGGAAAACGCTATCACATTCGGTATGGGTAAATGTATCGGTATGGAGTATGAAAACATACGGTGCAGGATGATTGATTTTGATGAGCATACTGACGCTGCGGTACTTGTTAAGGAATTGTGTAACGAAGCCGACGACTGGGTTGTGGCATACCGCGACGGTGAGAGGTATGTTGACGTAATTGAGAAAGTGGATAAATCCGCTCTTAATGACAGCGGCATACCGCAAGTGTCTGAAGGCGTCTGCCTTATTACCGGAGGAACGGGCAGGCTGGGGCTTAAAGCTGCAAAACTTATCGCGTCAAAGGGCAAAGCAAATATTGCCCTTGTCAGCCGCACCCCAGTTCCGGACAGAACTGAGTGGGACAATATTTTAGCTGAAGGCGCAGATAAACGGCTGTGCAGTGTAATAAATACTGTACGTGAGATTGAGAAGTCAGGTTCAAAGGTGCGCTGCTGGAGTTGTGATATTACTTCTGCCTACAGCCTTAGTAATCTGCTGGCCGAATTAAGACGTGAGTATGGAAGAATTGGCGGTGTAATTCACTGTGCGGCTGTCGGAGTCGGCAGTGGCGGGGCATTAATTAATCAGGAGACATGGGAAAGCGTTAATGCAGTTCTGCTGCCCAAAGTCCGTGGTACATGGCTGCTCGATAAGTTAACACGGCAGGACAAGCCGGACTATTTTGTCATGTACTCCTCGGGTATAACGCTTATCGGCGGTTATTGTTCCTGCAGCTATACTGCGGCAAATTCATATCTTGATTCATTCGCCGCTGCAAGAAACAGATCGGGATTAAGAACGCTTGCTATTGATTGGCCTGTTTGGGAAAATGACCAGCTAAAATATGGAGTATACGATAAAAACTTGATGTTCAAGATTCTGCCAATCGAGAAGGGCTTGCAATGCCTCGATGAGTTAATGCATAAGGATATCGCAAGGGTAATTGTAGGCGAAATGAATTTTGAAAGCGAAATACTGACTATGGAAGGAAGGATTCCTTTAAGGCTCAGTGATGAATTGAAGACAAAACTGCGTACAAAAACAACTGAAACAAAACCTGTTTTATCATCTAAAACGCCCTCATATGATGCTGCCGGCAGCGATACAGAAAAGATGATCGCGCAGATATTTGCAGATGTACTCGGCTATGAAAGGGTCGGCAAATACGATAACTTTTTTGAGCTCGGCGGAAATTCTTTGCTGGCAATTAAAGCAGAAGCGATTGCATCCAAACGAAATCTTAATTTTAGTTACTCGGACATCTATAAGTATCAGACCGTAGAGCAATTGGCAGCTTTTATTGATGATTCCAAAAATACTGTCAGTGTGCAATCACAAATGGATAATAGCGAAATAAGCAGGCAACAGGCTGCTGCAACGATAACCAAAAAGAGCAGCGGAAAAATAATAGAAAATATCGAGCCGTTTAACGATATTTTCTATAAGCTATGTTTCTATAATTCGTTTTTCCCTGTTGTCATCCATTTTGGAAAAAGTATTTTGCCGTTTCTAATAAACGATATAGCAGTTTATGCCAAATATCCAAAAGACGGCGAAAGAGCAAAACTGGATATGGAATATGTCCCAGCAATTCCGATAGAAAGCGTGCTCAGCGAGGAAGGAATGGTATTACAAACAAAAAATTTCAGTGAAAATATAATAGGTGATATTACAGCGGCTTTGGATGAGAATAAGCCGGTAATAGTCTGGGTAGACTGTTTTTACGAATCCATAAGAACCGATCTATATAAAAATAAGCATTGGTCCCATACTGTTTTGATTTATGGATATGATGAAGCCGAAAAGACATTTAATATCATCGAACACAGCTTTCGTGACAGTTTGTTATATAAAAAACAAGTAATCAGCTTTGAGGATATATACAATATGACAAGGGGGTATATGGAATACTTTTATTCCAATGAAAAACAGCCCGTTTTATATGCTTTTTCAAAAAGTAAAAGTAGTACGGCATATGATAACTCAAGTAATCGATACTTTCAGATTTATAAAAACAATATACTGAACAATCAGAACCTAATGGCCGACAGACTGGAGTGCCTCAAGGATTTTATATTTTATTTCGACAGGATAATATCCGATAAAAATGAGTTTTTTAAAAACGGCAACAAACTCATAGAATCATTTAATTCTGTGATAAACGCAAAAAATGCGGATAAGTATAAATTTGAAAAAATGGCAAATAAAAATCTGGCAAACGTCTATGAATCACTCAATGAAATTACAGAAATGTGGTCCGATATAAGACGGGTAACGGCAAAGATATTTTATTCGGAAATCTATAATTATGATAAACTGTACAGCGTCTCGCAGAAACTTAGAAGTATATATAAGAAAGAGAGGGAATATATAAAACTGCTGGTATCAAGTCTTAATAATAGTAATGAATAA
- a CDS encoding hypothetical protein (Family membership), translating into MWGGDIVYHGTVKWFNPEKGYGFIANDEGGDDVFVHFSAIQAQGYKSLTEGQKVSFNTEIDPRNGKLRATDVSVIDQ; encoded by the coding sequence GTGTGGGGTGGTGATATTGTGTATCATGGGACAGTGAAATGGTTCAACCCTGAAAAAGGTTATGGATTTATTGCCAATGACGAGGGCGGAGATGATGTTTTCGTTCATTTTTCGGCAATTCAAGCTCAGGGCTATAAATCGCTGACGGAGGGGCAAAAAGTCTCTTTCAACACTGAAATCGATCCAAGAAACGGAAAATTGAGAGCAACTGATGTCTCAGTAATAGATCAGTAA
- a CDS encoding MATE efflux family protein (High confidence in function and specificity), translating into MKLSIVRDKEFYKMLITITIPIALQNLISFGLNMVDTVMLGSLGENQISASSIANQPYFIFTVFMFGLASGACVLTAQYWGKGDTNAISKIMTLAIRASVICSLFFAFIVLVFSEGVIGFYTQDKDVIVLGAQFLRIIGFSYILSAISTTYLYILRSIENVTVPLIINSISFVVNVALNWVLIFGKFGFPAMGIRGSATATLFARITELILTVIYASFFDKRLRIKLSDFLVVDKLLLKDFLHYSLPVVINETLWALGQSMQSVVIGHISSEVVAANSIAGVVQRLATVLIMGVANFTAIAVGKQIGAGNIKTAENYASTLLILSALLGVVSSAIILIIREPFLTIYSVGGATRSYTLQILGIYALTTLFSCFNSTNIVGVLRGGGDTRFAMYLDLVVLWFAALPLGGIAGLILKLPIPLVFFFLTIDEPIKLLIGLARFKSKKWARNVTR; encoded by the coding sequence ATGAAACTATCTATCGTACGCGACAAAGAATTTTATAAAATGCTAATAACTATCACAATACCTATTGCTCTGCAGAATCTTATCAGCTTCGGACTTAATATGGTTGACACGGTAATGCTTGGTTCTCTTGGTGAAAACCAGATTTCCGCGTCGTCCATAGCTAACCAGCCATATTTTATTTTTACCGTATTTATGTTCGGACTTGCGAGCGGTGCATGTGTATTGACTGCCCAGTATTGGGGCAAAGGAGATACCAACGCAATAAGCAAGATTATGACACTGGCAATAAGAGCGTCGGTAATCTGCTCTTTATTTTTTGCATTTATTGTCCTTGTTTTTTCAGAGGGTGTTATAGGTTTTTACACACAAGATAAGGACGTTATAGTGCTCGGAGCACAATTTTTGCGTATCATCGGTTTTTCATATATTCTGTCAGCCATTTCAACAACATATCTTTATATACTGAGAAGTATAGAGAATGTTACTGTCCCATTGATTATCAATTCAATATCTTTCGTTGTAAATGTTGCTTTGAACTGGGTGCTGATTTTTGGTAAATTTGGTTTCCCTGCAATGGGAATCCGCGGGTCAGCGACAGCGACATTGTTTGCGCGCATCACCGAACTCATCCTCACGGTAATTTATGCTTCATTTTTTGATAAGAGGCTTCGCATAAAACTATCAGATTTTCTTGTAGTGGATAAGCTGTTGTTAAAGGATTTTCTGCATTATAGTTTACCAGTCGTTATTAATGAAACACTATGGGCTTTGGGACAAAGTATGCAGTCGGTTGTAATAGGACATATAAGCAGTGAGGTAGTGGCTGCAAACAGTATTGCCGGTGTTGTTCAAAGGCTCGCAACAGTATTGATAATGGGTGTTGCCAATTTTACCGCTATAGCAGTCGGAAAACAGATAGGAGCTGGCAATATAAAAACGGCTGAGAATTATGCTTCAACACTGCTTATTTTAAGTGCTCTTCTTGGTGTAGTGTCATCCGCAATTATATTGATAATTCGCGAGCCGTTCCTAACAATTTATAGTGTCGGCGGCGCAACAAGAAGCTATACTCTTCAAATTTTGGGCATCTATGCCTTAACAACTCTTTTTAGCTGTTTTAATAGCACAAATATAGTCGGTGTTCTCCGCGGAGGAGGGGATACACGTTTTGCGATGTACCTGGATTTGGTGGTATTGTGGTTTGCTGCACTGCCTCTCGGAGGTATCGCCGGGTTAATTTTAAAACTTCCGATTCCTTTAGTATTCTTTTTCCTTACTATCGATGAGCCCATAAAATTACTAATCGGTTTGGCAAGATTTAAGTCAAAAAAGTGGGCGAGGAACGTAACAAGATAA
- a CDS encoding hypothetical protein (Family membership), protein MKSMKNSVLDDKDENLAFRAQNGDETALSAIFERFEPYIRFYSAQYKCSGVDFDDLVQEGGIGLVSAVRFFKSDAGAAFKTFACLCIRRQILSAMRNASKRDIISLDYVRNLNSNVENPEDVVIMRERISSVKDALLMRFTPFERKLFLLYIEGFSYKSIAKELKVCTKKVDNSLQSIKRRLGVLIN, encoded by the coding sequence GTGAAGTCCATGAAAAACTCTGTCCTGGATGACAAAGATGAAAATCTCGCTTTTAGGGCCCAGAACGGTGATGAGACTGCGCTTAGTGCTATATTTGAACGGTTTGAACCATACATAAGGTTCTATTCAGCTCAATATAAGTGCTCCGGAGTTGATTTTGACGACCTTGTCCAAGAGGGTGGCATAGGCCTTGTATCGGCGGTAAGATTTTTTAAATCTGACGCTGGCGCTGCATTTAAAACTTTTGCCTGTCTTTGCATTAGGCGGCAAATTTTATCCGCAATGCGGAACGCAAGTAAAAGGGATATTATTTCCTTAGATTATGTAAGGAATTTGAATAGCAATGTTGAAAATCCCGAAGATGTAGTAATAATGCGGGAGCGAATCTCTTCAGTTAAAGACGCACTCCTTATGAGATTTACGCCTTTTGAACGCAAGCTTTTTCTTTTGTACATAGAAGGGTTTTCGTATAAATCAATTGCAAAAGAATTGAAGGTATGTACTAAAAAAGTTGACAATTCCCTTCAGAGCATAAAGCGAAGACTGGGAGTTTTAATAAATTGA
- a CDS encoding hypothetical protein (High confidence in function and specificity) — MYQDKKLICKECGEEFIFTAGEQEFYAQKGFVNEPQRCKKCRDARKNAGKPQREMFDAVCAACGKSCKVPFQPREDRPVYCSECFAKIKEQQ; from the coding sequence ATGTACCAGGACAAGAAGCTTATCTGCAAAGAATGCGGCGAGGAGTTCATCTTCACTGCTGGAGAACAGGAATTTTATGCTCAGAAGGGTTTTGTCAATGAACCCCAAAGATGCAAAAAGTGCCGTGATGCCAGAAAGAACGCTGGCAAGCCCCAGCGTGAAATGTTTGATGCTGTATGTGCAGCATGCGGAAAATCTTGCAAGGTTCCATTCCAGCCAAGAGAAGATCGCCCCGTATACTGCAGTGAATGCTTCGCCAAAATCAAGGAGCAGCAATAA
- a CDS encoding hypothetical protein (Family membership), which produces MAQITKDMLIGDILDIDEGTAPFFLEMGMHCLGCPSSRGESLEEACMVHGADCDELVKKINEYLANK; this is translated from the coding sequence ATGGCACAGATTACAAAGGATATGCTTATCGGTGATATATTAGATATTGATGAGGGAACTGCCCCGTTTTTCTTGGAAATGGGAATGCATTGCCTCGGATGCCCGTCATCACGCGGTGAAAGCCTTGAAGAGGCTTGCATGGTTCACGGGGCAGATTGCGATGAGCTTGTAAAAAAGATAAATGAATATCTGGCAAATAAATAA